The Desulfovibrio aminophilus genome contains a region encoding:
- a CDS encoding aminoglycoside phosphotransferase family protein — protein sequence MSPASEIGGGPVIGLDLDNTLVGYDELLCDLAVSEGYLPPAPPGSPGLGKRALRDRLRAKGDQGEQEWRRLQALVYGTHMPRARLMPGVDRFLSRVSALRAAGAVFSLHIVSHKTRVANNYSDGADFHLAALAFLEAQGFFAPGTGLEPGRVFFEPTREAKVARIAALGCTHFVDDLEETFAEPAFPRGVTRILYDPAADAAAQEGVRRLGSWDEIADVLLAELEGAVPPDFGALAGEPLAACERIYGGRNSRVYQVRTVSGREYAGKHYHRHRDDPRDRLGAEWRALSLLSGRPDLAPFVARPVARDASRGMALYTFLDGSQAGLTPASGADMDACLEFLCGLRRLARELPEAKAAEVPAASEACFSLAALAANLRKRLAALQAVPEDACLGRELAEYLSGALTPFMAESLARAEDMSGDPSRELPSALRTLSPSDFGLHNALRSGEGLRFVDFEYFGWDDPAKTLCDFVLHPAMNLPRDLRRRFASGFLERFGREDSGLRDRVGAVYPLYGIKWCLILLNEFLRGADARRRFAAGSACADDDSARRGAQLAKARAMLEQARIMDATDGVH from the coding sequence TCATCGGGCTGGACCTGGACAACACGCTTGTCGGCTACGACGAGCTGCTTTGTGATCTGGCGGTGTCGGAGGGCTACCTCCCTCCGGCGCCGCCGGGTTCGCCGGGCCTGGGCAAGCGCGCCCTGCGCGACCGCCTGCGCGCCAAGGGCGACCAGGGCGAGCAGGAGTGGCGCAGGCTCCAGGCCCTGGTCTACGGCACGCACATGCCCCGCGCCCGGCTCATGCCCGGGGTGGACCGCTTCCTTTCCCGCGTCTCGGCCCTGCGCGCGGCGGGCGCGGTGTTTTCGCTCCACATCGTGAGCCACAAGACCCGCGTGGCCAACAACTACTCCGACGGCGCGGACTTCCACCTGGCCGCGCTGGCGTTCCTCGAGGCCCAGGGCTTCTTCGCCCCGGGCACGGGGCTGGAGCCCGGCCGGGTCTTCTTCGAGCCCACGCGCGAGGCCAAGGTGGCGCGCATCGCGGCCCTCGGCTGCACGCACTTCGTGGACGACCTGGAGGAGACCTTCGCGGAGCCCGCCTTTCCCCGGGGCGTCACGCGCATCCTCTACGACCCGGCGGCCGACGCGGCGGCCCAGGAGGGCGTGCGCCGCCTGGGCTCCTGGGACGAGATCGCCGACGTCCTGCTGGCGGAACTCGAAGGCGCGGTTCCGCCGGACTTCGGGGCCCTGGCGGGCGAGCCCCTGGCCGCCTGTGAGCGTATTTATGGCGGCCGCAACTCCCGCGTCTATCAGGTGCGTACGGTCTCCGGCCGGGAGTACGCGGGCAAGCACTACCACCGGCACCGCGACGACCCCCGCGACCGGCTGGGCGCGGAGTGGCGGGCGCTCTCGCTCCTGTCCGGTCGGCCGGACCTGGCCCCCTTCGTGGCCCGGCCCGTGGCCCGGGACGCCTCCCGGGGCATGGCCCTGTACACCTTTCTCGACGGCTCCCAGGCCGGCCTGACGCCCGCCTCCGGGGCCGACATGGACGCCTGCCTGGAGTTCCTGTGCGGCCTGCGCCGCCTGGCGCGTGAGCTGCCGGAGGCGAAGGCGGCGGAGGTTCCGGCCGCCTCCGAGGCCTGCTTCTCCCTGGCCGCCCTGGCCGCCAACCTGCGCAAGCGGCTGGCCGCGCTCCAGGCCGTGCCGGAGGACGCCTGCCTGGGCCGCGAACTCGCGGAATACCTCTCCGGCGCGCTGACGCCCTTCATGGCGGAGAGTTTGGCCCGGGCGGAAGACATGTCAGGCGACCCGTCGCGTGAGTTGCCGTCGGCGCTGCGCACGCTCTCGCCTTCGGACTTCGGCCTGCACAACGCCCTGCGTTCCGGCGAGGGGCTGCGCTTCGTGGACTTCGAGTATTTCGGCTGGGACGACCCGGCCAAGACCCTCTGCGATTTCGTGCTGCACCCGGCCATGAACCTGCCCCGGGACCTGCGGCGGCGTTTCGCCTCGGGGTTCCTGGAGCGTTTCGGCCGGGAGGATTCCGGCTTGCGGGACCGCGTCGGCGCGGTGTATCCCCTGTACGGGATCAAATGGTGCCTCATCCTGTTGAACGAGTTTCTGCGCGGCGCGGACGCCCGGCGGCGTTTCGCGGCGGGCTCGGCCTGCGCGGACGACGATTCGGCCCGGCGCGGGGCGCAGCTGGCCAAGGCCCGCGCCATGTTGGAGCAAGCGAGGATCATGGATGCGACAGACGGTGTGCATTGA